TCCATGTGGAGGGTACAGCGTAAGATATTGTCTCAAATGTCTTTGCATAAAGAACTCGGACTTACTGTACCTCAGATGGGTCTGTTAAATATAGTAGCGAAAGAGAAGAAGTCGCGGGTGGTACAGCTGGCGGAGTCTATGGAGGTCAAATCCAGCGCTATTACAGTGATGTTAGATCGTCTGGAAGGGCTAGGTTTTATTAAGCGTGAGACCGATGGAAACGATCGGAGAGCGGTAGTGGTGACTATCACCGAGAAAGGTCAGCAAACACTTGAAGAAGGGCATTCCCGTTCAAAACAACTGCTTGCTGAGCATTTATCCATACTGAAGCCGGAAGAGCTGCGAAATTTCGCGGAGTACTACCGTATGATCGAGAATCAGGAACGGTAAATCTCTAGTTTTTTGCATTTAGATTCAGAAAGAAGGCCACCTTCTCCGGAGAGAAGGTGGCCTTCTTTGAATGGTTTATGGTTCAATTGGTTTGTCTGGCAGTTGCGTAATATAGCTATGGGAAAGCTGAAGAAGTCTCAATGCTCGGTTGTATTCATCTTCAGTAGCAGCCGGTGTTTTTCCATTATAAACAGGATATTGGGTATTATCTTCAAAGCTGTTACCCGGAATAAGTAGTCCTGAGCTGGAAATGAATGAACCAGAAGGTAAATAATATCGCTCTGGCAGCAAATTATAAGTCTGACTGAGTAGATCTTGACCGAAAACTAGGTGGTTGTCTAATGAAATTCCAAGTAGACCGGCAGCAGTTGGCATGATATCCACTTCGCCACCGACTTGCTCTAAGGTCTGTGGTGCTGTGCTGTCTCCTGCATGAATGAGCAGAGGAATGTTTAACATATCTGCATAGGTATATTCATGGCCGTAAATTTCAGTCATTAATTGTTTATCATCATGATCGAGCGAATAAATTGGCAATCCCATATGATCTCCGTAAATCATGATCACGCTGTTGTCCCATACGCCATTAGCTTTAAGCTCTTCTACGAAATGTCCGAAAGCATCATCTGCATAGTTCTGGGAACGGATATAGTCACCAACAAAAGTGCCTTCGTAACGCTCTGGCAGCTTCATGCGGTATTTTTCCTCAGGGATCGTGAATGGATGATGGGCTGACATCGAAATAACCTGAGCGTAGAAAGGCTGACCTTCTTTGTTCATGTCTTTTAGTTTAGCGGCTGTCTTACTATAGAGCGTATCATCAGAAGCGCCGAAGAAGAAGACATCATCTTCACCGAAAAATTTCCGATCATAATAATGATCAAAGCCGAGCGATTCATACAGCTCACCACGGTTCCAGAACTCAACGACATTGGTATGGAATGTTGCGGTCTGATAACCATTTTCTTTAAGCAAACGTGGCAGACTTGGAAGCACCTTATCCACATAAGACATGGTTGCCGCTCCACGTGGAGGGATGTAGGCAGAAGTGTTCACTACGAACTCTGCATCCGACGTATTCCCTTGACCGACCATTTGATAAAAATTAGGGAAGTAGAGACTATCCTTCATTACCTTGTTCAGGTTCGGTGTAATCTCTTGCCCGTCTAGCTTAAGTCCCAGCAAAAAGTTCTGGAAGGATTCCAATTGAATGATAATTAGATTCTTGCCTTTAGCCGTGCCGTGAAGTGGGGAACTAGCTGTAGTATTTATCCCCTTCAGTTCGTTGATGGTATCTTGTGTGATGTCTTTTGATTGCACAAGCTCTGGTTCTTCTTTTGCAAAGATCGTATAGGCTTCATAATTAAGGATACCCATTTCCTGAGCTTTCTTAATTTCGTTCATACTAGCCTTATTAGGCAAAATATTGAACAAGCATAGACCAAGTGAAACTGCGAATAGAACGCTATATTTTATTGTTCCGCCACGACGGTTGATATTTTCTTTCTTGTAGACCCGGCCTTTCTTGTTAAAGAAGAAATAGCCTCCTAGGACAAT
This window of the Paenibacillus sp. FSL R10-2734 genome carries:
- a CDS encoding MarR family transcriptional regulator, giving the protein MPHQVDPLIERLGLSMWRVQRKILSQMSLHKELGLTVPQMGLLNIVAKEKKSRVVQLAESMEVKSSAITVMLDRLEGLGFIKRETDGNDRRAVVVTITEKGQQTLEEGHSRSKQLLAEHLSILKPEELRNFAEYYRMIENQER
- a CDS encoding LTA synthase family protein gives rise to the protein MSSFNIKQWIVKPFVFFTILFILKAFLAWGVIFDDVLPWKSLLTEIPFAWALFCIIERFASKRKLGYYMTVNLLVTAIFFAAIMYFKYYGVIVTYHAAEQVNQVTAVSNSVFSLMDPYYLLIFTDIIVLGGYFFFNKKGRVYKKENINRRGGTIKYSVLFAVSLGLCLFNILPNKASMNEIKKAQEMGILNYEAYTIFAKEEPELVQSKDITQDTINELKGINTTASSPLHGTAKGKNLIIIQLESFQNFLLGLKLDGQEITPNLNKVMKDSLYFPNFYQMVGQGNTSDAEFVVNTSAYIPPRGAATMSYVDKVLPSLPRLLKENGYQTATFHTNVVEFWNRGELYESLGFDHYYDRKFFGEDDVFFFGASDDTLYSKTAAKLKDMNKEGQPFYAQVISMSAHHPFTIPEEKYRMKLPERYEGTFVGDYIRSQNYADDAFGHFVEELKANGVWDNSVIMIYGDHMGLPIYSLDHDDKQLMTEIYGHEYTYADMLNIPLLIHAGDSTAPQTLEQVGGEVDIMPTAAGLLGISLDNHLVFGQDLLSQTYNLLPERYYLPSGSFISSSGLLIPGNSFEDNTQYPVYNGKTPAATEDEYNRALRLLQLSHSYITQLPDKPIEP